In Ktedonobacteraceae bacterium, the genomic window CGGGCTTGGCGAACTGGATATCCTGATCTCGTTCGGCATTTTGCCGGTCGTTGGTTCATACTATACTCAGTCCGGCACAGTTACATTGACGGCACTACTTGCTTCCCTACCAATTGGTCTGTATACGATGGTGGTACTCTACTTCCATCATTTTTTGCACTGGCGGGCCGACAAGCAGGTGGGCAAAGTGACGCCGGTTGTGGCATTGGGGGAGCATGGGGCGCGCATCGTGGGGGCCTTTTTGTTGCTATTGATAGCGATTGTGCTGCTGATCGATATTTTTTTACGAGCGCTGCCATGGTATAGTATCATTGCCGCGCTGACGATCATTCCGGTACAATTCGCTTTGCGGGATGCCAGGGGCGACCTGAAGCAATACCTGAAGCTGATGGCAACCAATTTCAACGGTGATATGCAGGCGGCACTGCTGATTGTCATTGCGCTGCTGGTGAGCGGTTTCTTGCACGTGTAGGTTTTGACAGGCTATTGGCAAGAACTTCGGAACAGGTTACAATGCGAGGAGGGTATTTGAAATACCTGGCAAACAAACTATGAAAATCGAGGTGTACATTGACAACTGGAGTGAAAATGTCGCTGCGCCTGTTCGCGACGCTGGCGCTGCTTATCGGTCTATTCATGTGGATATTTAATATTAATGAGCAAACGGGCAGTTTGATGACTACGCTGATCGCGATACACATTACCTGCGCGGTGCTGGTGTTGTTGCTCTCGATTACGGTCTTATTCTTGCCGGTACCGGCGGGCGGCAATATTCGCGCTTTTCAAGGGTTGACCGTCCTGCTGGCCGTCTGCACCATGCTGGTGGGCTATTTGCAACTGGTCGGAGTAATCGATGGCCTGGTGGCCCCATTGCTGCACCTGATCCTGGCACTGGCAGTTGTGAGCGTGATTGAGACGACGCTGGCACGGCAGAAACGTCTTTCTCAGGCAAGCAAGCAGAATCTCAGTGTGAACGCACAGGCTCCCGCGGAGTAACCATCGCTGATGATACGAGTAAGGAGACAAACGCGATGACGATACTGGAAGGAAAAGTGGCTATTGTAACGGGCGCTGCCAGTGGCATTGGCCTGGCAATCGCGCGCGACCTGGCGGGACGTGGTGCCCGGGTAACACTGTCGGATATCGATGTAGAGCATGGAAGCGCCGAGGCAGCTCAACTGCCGGGAGCGCGTTTTCAGAAAGCCGATATGTCCAGGGATGAGGATTGCCTGCGATTGGTAGCGGATACTACTGCTGCCGAGGGCAAGGTCGATATCCTGGTCAATAACGCGGGCATCCAATACGTTGCGCCGATTACGGAGTTTCCCGAGGAGAAGTGGCGGCTGCTTATCGATATCATGCTGACGGCGCCGTTCGTGCTGACGAAGGCCGTGTTGCCGGGGATGTACGCGCAGCATTGGGGGCGGATCATCAATATCTCCTCGGTTCACGGGCTGAGAGCTTCAGCTTTCAAATCTGCATACGTGGCCGCCAAGCATGGCCTGATCGGCTTGACGCGGGTGACGGCGCTTGAGGGTGCGGAACATGGCGTGACGTGCAATGCGATCTGCCCCTCTTATGTGCGAACCGCGCTGGTGGAGAAACAGATTGCTTCGCAGGCAAAGGTACATGGCATTCCAGAATCCGAAGTGGTTGAGAAGATTATGGTGGCCGAAGCGCCTATTCATCGCCTGCTGGAGCCGGACGAGGTTGCGAAGTTCGTGGGTTACCTCTGCTCCGATGATGCGAGTGGCATAACGGGCAGCGCAATGACGATAGATTGCGGGTGGACGGCTCATTGATAGACAAAGGATGGTGAAAGCGATTCCACCAGGGCGACCGCAAGGGTGCGCCCTGGTTGGCACGGTCAATATATTTTTTCTACGCGACGTTCTCGATGACGGCTGCGATGCCCTGTCCGCCGCCGATACAAAGCGAGGCGGCGCCATATTTGAGGTGGTGGCGGCGCAGTTCGTACATCAGGGTCAGTACCAGGCGCGCGCCGCTGGCTGCCAGGGGATGACCGATGGAGATCGCGCCGCCGTTGACATTGGTCTTGTCGCGATCCAGGCCAAGTTCTTTTTCGACGGCCAGGTATTGCGGGGAGAATGCCTCGTTGACCTCGACACGGTCCAGGTCGGAAAGGCTCAAATCGGCACGTTTAAGTGCCTGGCGAATGGCCGGAGCTGGTCCAATGCCCATGATTTCGGGTGGAACGCCGACAACACCCCAGGAGATCAGGCGAGCGATGGGCTTCAGGTTATGTTGCTGCACTGCGTCGCCCGTTGCTAGAATCACGGCTGCTCCCGCGTCGTTGATGCCGCTGGCATTGCCGGGGGTGACGACGCCACCCTGGCGGAATCGGGATGGCAGTTTCGCCAGGGCCTCCATGGAGGTGTCACGAATGCCCTCGTCCTGCGTGATCTGAACGGGATTGCCCTTGCGGTCCTTGACTGTGACGGACACAATCTCTTCGGCCAGCAAGCCGGCCTGCTGGGCGCGACGAGCGGCAGTCTGACTACGTAAGGCATACGCGTCCACCTGTTCTCGCGTCAGGCCATATTTTTCGGCGAGATTTTCGGCTGTGATTGCCATACCGCAGCCGACATAGCTGTCTATGAGAGCCTCCCACAGGCTATCCTCCAGTTGCGGTGCCTGCCCAAGTTTGAAACCGTTGCGCGCTCCACGAATAACGTGGGGGGATTGTGTCATATTTTCTGCGCCGCCAGCAAGGGCAATCTGGCCCTCGCCCAATTGCAGCATCTGGGCGGCGCTGACGATGGCCTGGAGGCCAGACCCGCACAGGCGATTCACGGTGAGCGCCGGAGTTTCAATGGGTAATCCGGCTTTCAGCGCGACATGGCGCGCAAAATAGATGGCATCCTTGCTGGTCTGAATGACGTTACCCATTACTACTTGATCGATCTGTTGGGGATTTACTCGGCTGCGTTCGATAGCTCCCCTGGCAGCGATGACACCAAGGTCGATAGCACTGACATCGGAAAGGGAGCCTTGCAATACGCCAAATGGAGTTCTGGCTCCATCAATGATATAAATATCCTGCATGATTGATTTCTCCTTGCTGGTGAAACGACTATTTGCCATTAAGTAAAGTGTAACATCCAAAAGACTCGAGTCGCAAGCGGCAAAAACCCTGGCAATCCCCGTTACAAACGGGCTTTTTGTATGTTATAATGTCCTATAAGCACAAGCCTCAAGCGAGTGTAGCATTGATGGTTGTGCAGGCTACATCTATCGAAGGAAGGAGGTAGATAACCGGCATCATTTATACATAGGCCATACTTCACTATTCTCTGTTAGCGTTGTGTGAAGTTGATCGCCCACCCTGGGCGATTGCAAACCCATCCATAAGGTCTGTGGATGGTTCGTATCCTACCTACTCTTGCAGGCACCGCGGCCTGCGACAAGCAGATGCAAGAGGTTAAACCTGGTGTTTACCTCACATGCACTAATGAGTGTGTACATGTATTGCTAGTCTTTTAATGAAAGGTGGGAACCTTTAATGGCTCAAGCTATTGAACGTACCGAAGTCGCAGCTCCGGCCGTTGCTAACCCTGCTCCTCTTGGCCTTAGCGCCTTCGCACTTACTACTTTTGTCCTCAGTGCCGCCAATGCACAATTCATTTTCCACGGCGATCCGATTGCTACGGGGAACATTGCTCTCGGCCTGGCGGCTTTCTATGGCGGTCTTGTGCAACTTATCGCCGGTATCCAGGAGTTTAGAAATAACAATACCTTTGGCGCGACTGCCTTCTGCTCCTATGGGGGCTTCTGGCTTGCCGTCGCAGTTACGCTCACGCCATTATTCGGAGGCAAGAGCCTTGTCGACCTTACTGCTGGTGCGCCGGCATCTGCGGCCGATATCTCTGCTGGAGCTGGTATGTTCTTCCTGGGCTGGACCATCTTTACTGGATTGATGTTCCTCGGCACGTTGCGAAGTAACCTTGCTCTTATAGGCGTTTTCTTCCTCCTGTTCCTGACTTTCCTGGCGTTGACGATCGGCTGGTTTTCAGGCGTCCCACTTCCAGGAACTGGCGCTTTGACCTGGGTTAATATTGGTGGTTGGCTCGGCATTATCACTGCGCTTATTGCCTGGTACACGGCACTTGCCGGCGTGCTTGCTTCCACCAAGTCCGCTTTCCAGTTGCCAGTTTTCCCGATGGGCTAATCTTTCCAGTGTTGCAAGCTTAGCTAAGGGCCTCTGGTTAGCGGTGGTAAGTAGGAGCAACATAAACAAATTCCTCCTTGCCATCCGAGAACCGGAGGCCTTCTCGATTGTTGGTTGTATTTACCTTGATGTTGTTTCGCTGAGCGTTCGCGAGCGCCCATTCTTCATCTTGTTCGCCAGCTGGCGTGCTTCGTCCATGAAAGTGGGTCGGCGCGCACCTGAACCTTTACTTGAGGTAAGCTGGATAGTAGCCTCGCCACTACCACCAACCGGATTCGATGCTCCTATGAGCAATTGTCCAACAAAGCGAGTTGGCGCTGAAGCACCAGGATTATTCAGCATCTTGAACAAAGGAATGGCGGCGATAAAGATTGCCAGCGGGGGTTCGACCAGTTCAAGGGCAGTTGCCAGGCCAAGTCCTCCATAATAGCCAATTGTGCGCGGCCAGTCGATTTCAACCGGGCCAATACGACTACTCATTCCTAGCTGCTGTTGATTCACGTCTTGTTCAGATTGAGCCATGGTTGCTCTTCCTTTCTATTCTCTTCCATGTTCTTTGCTTCCTTCTTGTTTCCTAATGGTCGTCCGACGACTATGCGAGGCCGATCAATCGGCGCTGGGCGCGATCAATCGGCCCCTACGGCACAGCGGTGGGCCGATTCGTTGGTCTCGTCGCTCGGTTATTTTGTTACATTTCATTATCCTTGTGGTCACCTGTTATTTACCTTCGGCAGTCTCAACCTCATCCTGAGTTGTTC contains:
- a CDS encoding prenyltransferase; this translates as MNRLQLFLQVTRARTLPVMLAPVLIGSILAWQQGSPFYWGLFALTLIGALAAHLGANVVNDVFDFSEGADQAAARIMPEGQTVATGSTFLLNGKLSLRTYRVLAFSCFAIALICGIVLSLFRPWALAFGALGFLLAFFYVAPPLRLAYIGRGLGELDILISFGILPVVGSYYTQSGTVTLTALLASLPIGLYTMVVLYFHHFLHWRADKQVGKVTPVVALGEHGARIVGAFLLLLIAIVLLIDIFLRALPWYSIIAALTIIPVQFALRDARGDLKQYLKLMATNFNGDMQAALLIVIALLVSGFLHV
- a CDS encoding 3-hydroxybutyrate dehydrogenase, which gives rise to MTILEGKVAIVTGAASGIGLAIARDLAGRGARVTLSDIDVEHGSAEAAQLPGARFQKADMSRDEDCLRLVADTTAAEGKVDILVNNAGIQYVAPITEFPEEKWRLLIDIMLTAPFVLTKAVLPGMYAQHWGRIINISSVHGLRASAFKSAYVAAKHGLIGLTRVTALEGAEHGVTCNAICPSYVRTALVEKQIASQAKVHGIPESEVVEKIMVAEAPIHRLLEPDEVAKFVGYLCSDDASGITGSAMTIDCGWTAH
- a CDS encoding acetyl-CoA C-acetyltransferase; protein product: MQDIYIIDGARTPFGVLQGSLSDVSAIDLGVIAARGAIERSRVNPQQIDQVVMGNVIQTSKDAIYFARHVALKAGLPIETPALTVNRLCGSGLQAIVSAAQMLQLGEGQIALAGGAENMTQSPHVIRGARNGFKLGQAPQLEDSLWEALIDSYVGCGMAITAENLAEKYGLTREQVDAYALRSQTAARRAQQAGLLAEEIVSVTVKDRKGNPVQITQDEGIRDTSMEALAKLPSRFRQGGVVTPGNASGINDAGAAVILATGDAVQQHNLKPIARLISWGVVGVPPEIMGIGPAPAIRQALKRADLSLSDLDRVEVNEAFSPQYLAVEKELGLDRDKTNVNGGAISIGHPLAASGARLVLTLMYELRRHHLKYGAASLCIGGGQGIAAVIENVA
- a CDS encoding acetate uptake transporter — its product is MAQAIERTEVAAPAVANPAPLGLSAFALTTFVLSAANAQFIFHGDPIATGNIALGLAAFYGGLVQLIAGIQEFRNNNTFGATAFCSYGGFWLAVAVTLTPLFGGKSLVDLTAGAPASAADISAGAGMFFLGWTIFTGLMFLGTLRSNLALIGVFFLLFLTFLALTIGWFSGVPLPGTGALTWVNIGGWLGIITALIAWYTALAGVLASTKSAFQLPVFPMG